Proteins from one Escherichia coli genomic window:
- the mlaE gene encoding lipid asymmetry maintenance ABC transporter permease subunit MlaE — protein MLLNALASLGHKGIKTLRTFGRAGLMLFNALVGKPEFRKHAPLLVRQLYNVGVLSMLIIVVSGVFIGMVLGLQGYLVLTTYSAETSLGMLVALSLLRELGPVVAALLFAGRAGSALTAEIGLMRATEQLSSMEMMAVDPLRRVISPRFWAGVISLPLLTVIFVAVGIWGGSLVGVSWKGIDSGFFWSAMQNAVDWRMDLVNCLIKSVVFAITVTWISLFNGYDAIPTSAGISRATTRTVVHSSLAVLGLDFVLTALMFGN, from the coding sequence ATGCTGTTAAATGCGCTGGCGTCGCTCGGACATAAAGGGATTAAAACCCTGAGAACGTTCGGGCGGGCCGGGTTAATGTTATTCAATGCGCTGGTCGGCAAACCGGAATTTCGCAAACATGCGCCGCTGCTGGTACGTCAGCTCTATAATGTTGGCGTCCTGTCGATGCTGATTATTGTGGTTTCTGGCGTGTTCATCGGAATGGTGCTGGGGCTGCAAGGTTATCTGGTTCTGACCACTTATAGTGCGGAAACCAGTCTGGGTATGCTGGTGGCGTTATCACTACTGCGTGAACTGGGGCCGGTGGTTGCCGCCTTGTTGTTTGCCGGACGTGCCGGTTCGGCGTTAACCGCAGAAATTGGCCTGATGCGCGCCACAGAGCAACTCTCCAGTATGGAGATGATGGCGGTGGATCCGTTGCGTCGGGTTATTTCTCCCCGTTTCTGGGCTGGGGTTATTTCATTGCCACTGCTGACGGTCATCTTCGTCGCCGTGGGGATCTGGGGCGGATCACTGGTCGGCGTCAGTTGGAAAGGCATTGATAGCGGGTTCTTCTGGTCGGCAATGCAAAATGCCGTCGACTGGCGTATGGATCTGGTCAACTGTCTGATTAAGAGCGTGGTGTTCGCCATTACGGTGACGTGGATTTCGTTGTTTAACGGCTACGACGCCATCCCGACGTCTGCCGGAATTAGCCGGGCAACCACTCGCACCGTTGTCCACTCGTCTCTGGCTGTTCTGGGGCTGGATTTTGTGCTGACCGCATTGATGTTTGGGAATTGA
- the rplU gene encoding 50S ribosomal protein L21, which yields MYAVFQSGGKQHRVSEGQTVRLEKLDIATGETVEFAEVLMIANGEEVKIGVPFVDGGVIKAEVVAHGRGEKVKIVKFRRRKHYRKQQGHRQWFTDVKITGISA from the coding sequence ATGTACGCGGTTTTCCAAAGTGGTGGTAAACAACACCGAGTAAGCGAAGGTCAGACCGTTCGCCTGGAAAAGCTGGACATCGCAACTGGCGAAACTGTTGAGTTCGCTGAAGTGCTGATGATCGCAAACGGTGAAGAAGTCAAAATCGGCGTTCCTTTCGTTGATGGCGGCGTAATCAAAGCTGAAGTTGTTGCTCACGGTCGTGGCGAGAAAGTTAAAATCGTTAAGTTTCGTCGTCGTAAACACTATCGTAAGCAGCAGGGCCATCGTCAGTGGTTCACTGATGTGAAAATTACTGGCATCAGCGCCTAA
- the sfsB gene encoding DNA-binding transcriptional regulator SfsB has protein sequence MESNFIDWHPADIIAGLRKKGTSMAAESRRNGLSSSTLANALSRPWPKGEMIIAKALGTDPWVIWPSRYHDPQTHEFIDRTQLMRSYTKPKK, from the coding sequence ATGGAAAGTAATTTCATTGACTGGCATCCCGCTGACATCATTGCGGGTTTACGCAAGAAAGGAACGTCAATGGCGGCGGAATCTCGTAGAAATGGTTTGAGTTCCTCAACGCTGGCGAACGCATTATCGCGCCCATGGCCGAAAGGAGAGATGATTATTGCGAAAGCCCTGGGAACTGACCCCTGGGTTATCTGGCCATCACGCTACCATGATCCGCAGACCCATGAGTTTATCGACAGAACGCAGTTGATGCGTAGCTACACTAAACCGAAAAAATGA
- the rpmA gene encoding 50S ribosomal protein L27: MAHKKAGGSTRNGRDSEAKRLGVKRFGGESVLAGSIIVRQRGTKFHAGANVGCGRDHTLFAKADGKVKFEVKGPKNRKFISIEAE; this comes from the coding sequence ATGGCACATAAAAAGGCTGGCGGCTCCACACGTAACGGTCGCGATTCAGAAGCTAAACGCCTGGGCGTTAAGCGTTTCGGTGGCGAATCCGTTCTGGCGGGTAGCATCATCGTTCGTCAACGTGGTACCAAATTCCACGCAGGCGCTAACGTAGGTTGCGGTCGTGACCACACTCTGTTTGCTAAAGCAGACGGTAAAGTGAAATTCGAAGTTAAAGGCCCGAAAAACCGTAAATTTATCAGCATCGAAGCTGAATAA
- the ibaG gene encoding BolA family iron metabolism protein IbaG produces the protein MENNEIQSVLMNALSLQEVHVSGDGSHFQVIAVGELFDGMSRVKKQQTVYGPLMEYIADNRIHAVSIKAYTPAEWARDRKLNGF, from the coding sequence ATGGAAAATAATGAAATTCAGAGCGTGTTGATGAACGCTCTCTCCCTCCAGGAAGTCCACGTTTCCGGCGATGGCAGCCACTTTCAGGTTATTGCCGTGGGTGAGTTGTTTGACGGCATGAGTCGGGTTAAAAAACAGCAGACGGTCTATGGCCCGCTGATGGAATATATTGCGGATAACCGCATTCATGCTGTGTCGATCAAAGCGTATACCCCTGCGGAGTGGGCGCGCGATCGCAAACTGAACGGCTTTTGA
- the mlaB gene encoding lipid asymmetry maintenance protein MlaB, which yields MSESLSWMQTGDTLALSGELDQDVLLPLWEMREEAVKGITCIDLSRVSRVDTGGLALLLHLIDLAKKQGNNVTLQGVNDKVYTLAKLYNLPADVLPR from the coding sequence ATGAGCGAGTCACTGAGCTGGATGCAGACGGGTGACACGCTGGCGTTATCCGGAGAGCTGGATCAGGACGTTCTGCTACCGCTTTGGGAAATGCGTGAGGAGGCGGTGAAGGGGATTACCTGCATCGATCTTAGCCGTGTATCCCGCGTTGATACAGGTGGACTGGCGCTGCTGCTCCATCTTATCGATCTGGCGAAAAAGCAGGGCAACAATGTGACGCTTCAGGGGGTAAACGACAAAGTGTATACCCTGGCGAAATTGTATAATTTGCCTGCTGATGTTCTGCCTCGTTAA
- the mlaF gene encoding phospholipid ABC transporter ATP-binding protein MlaF, with protein MEQSVANLVDMRDVSFTRGNRCIFDNISLTVPRGKITAIMGPSGIGKTTLLRLIGGQIAPDHGEILFDGENIPAMSRSRLYTVRKRMSMLFQSGALFTDMNVFDNVAYPLREHTQLPAPLLHSTVMMKLEAVGLRGAAKLMPSELSGGMARRAALARAIALEPDLIMFDEPFVGQDPITMGVLVKLISELNSALGVTCVVVSHDVPEVLSIADHAWILADKKIVAHGSAQALQANPDPRVRQFLDGIADGPVPFRYPAGDYHADLLPGS; from the coding sequence ATGGAGCAGTCTGTGGCGAATTTAGTCGATATGCGCGATGTCAGTTTTACGCGTGGCAATCGCTGCATCTTCGATAATATTTCCCTAACCGTGCCGCGAGGGAAGATCACGGCGATCATGGGACCATCGGGCATCGGTAAAACGACGCTACTCCGTCTGATTGGCGGGCAAATCGCACCAGATCATGGTGAGATCCTTTTCGATGGTGAGAATATTCCGGCGATGTCTCGTTCGCGCCTGTATACAGTGCGCAAACGGATGAGCATGTTGTTTCAGTCCGGGGCGTTGTTCACAGATATGAACGTATTTGACAACGTTGCCTATCCACTACGCGAACATACCCAACTTCCCGCACCTTTATTGCATAGCACAGTGATGATGAAGCTGGAGGCCGTGGGGCTGCGCGGAGCGGCTAAACTGATGCCTTCTGAACTTTCCGGAGGGATGGCGCGGCGTGCAGCGCTGGCGCGAGCAATTGCGCTGGAGCCGGATCTCATCATGTTTGATGAACCCTTTGTTGGGCAAGATCCCATCACCATGGGCGTACTGGTGAAGCTGATTTCTGAGCTGAACAGCGCGCTGGGCGTGACTTGTGTGGTGGTTTCTCACGATGTGCCGGAAGTGTTAAGTATTGCGGATCACGCCTGGATCCTGGCGGACAAAAAAATTGTCGCTCATGGCAGCGCCCAGGCGTTGCAGGCGAATCCTGATCCGCGCGTACGTCAGTTTCTGGACGGGATAGCTGACGGGCCTGTTCCGTTCCGCTATCCTGCCGGCGATTATCACGCTGATCTTTTACCAGGGAGTTAA
- the yhbE gene encoding DMT family transporter, translating into MKQQAGIGILLALTTAICWGALPIAMKQVLEVMEPPTIVFYRFLMASIGLGAILAVKKRLPPLRVFRKPRWLILLAVATAGLFGNFILFSSSLQYLSPTASQVIGQLSPVGMMVASVFILKEKMRSTQVVGALMLLSGLVMFFNTSLVEIFTKLTDYTWGVIFGVGAATVWVSYGVAQKVLLRRLASPQILFLLYTLCTIALFPLANPGVIAQLSHWQLACLIFCGLNTLVGYGALAEAMARWQAAQVSAIITLTPLFTLFFSDLLSLAWPDFFARPMLNLLGYLGAFVVVAGAMYSAIGHRIWGGLRKHTTVVSQPRAGE; encoded by the coding sequence ATGAAGCAGCAGGCAGGCATTGGCATTCTTTTAGCGCTCACCACAGCAATTTGCTGGGGGGCGTTGCCAATTGCAATGAAGCAGGTGCTGGAGGTGATGGAACCTCCGACAATCGTGTTTTACCGTTTCTTGATGGCGAGTATTGGCCTTGGTGCCATTCTTGCGGTGAAGAAGAGGTTGCCGCCATTACGCGTGTTTCGTAAGCCACGCTGGTTGATTTTGTTGGCAGTGGCGACCGCCGGGCTGTTTGGGAACTTCATCCTGTTCAGCTCATCCTTGCAATACCTGAGTCCGACCGCTTCGCAGGTGATTGGGCAACTCTCGCCAGTTGGCATGATGGTTGCCAGCGTATTTATCCTGAAAGAGAAAATGCGCAGCACTCAGGTTGTAGGGGCATTGATGCTCCTGAGCGGCCTGGTGATGTTTTTTAACACCAGTCTGGTCGAGATATTTACAAAGCTCACCGATTACACCTGGGGAGTTATTTTTGGGGTCGGTGCGGCGACGGTTTGGGTGAGTTATGGCGTGGCGCAAAAGGTTTTATTACGTCGGCTGGCCTCACCGCAGATCCTGTTTTTATTGTACACTTTATGTACAATTGCGCTCTTCCCTCTGGCAAATCCTGGAGTGATAGCGCAGCTTAGCCACTGGCAGCTCGCATGTTTAATTTTTTGCGGACTGAATACATTGGTAGGATATGGCGCCCTGGCGGAAGCGATGGCTCGCTGGCAGGCAGCGCAGGTGAGCGCGATCATCACGCTCACCCCACTGTTTACGCTGTTTTTTTCAGATCTTTTATCACTGGCCTGGCCCGATTTCTTCGCCAGACCGATGTTAAACCTTTTAGGTTATCTCGGTGCGTTTGTCGTGGTTGCGGGCGCGATGTATTCCGCCATTGGTCATCGTATTTGGGGCGGATTACGTAAGCATACAACGGTGGTATCGCAACCCCGCGCAGGCGAATGA
- the ispB gene encoding octaprenyl diphosphate synthase, with the protein MNLEKINELTAQDMAGVNAAILEQLNSDVQLINQLGYYIVSGGGKRIRPMIAVLAARAVGYEGNAHVTIAALIEFIHTATLLHDDVVDESDMRRGKATANAAFGNAASVLVGDFIYTRAFQMMTSLGSLKVLEVMSEAVNVIAEGEVLQLMNVNDPDITEENYMRVIYSKTARLFEAAAQCSGILAGCTPEEEKGLQDYGRYLGTAFQLIDDLLDYNADGEQLGKNVGDDLNEGKPTLPLLHAMHHGTPEQAQMIRTAIEQGNGRHLLEPVLEAMNACGSLEWTRQRAEEEADKAIAALQVLPDTPWREALIGLAHIAVQRDR; encoded by the coding sequence ATGAATTTAGAAAAAATCAATGAGTTAACCGCGCAAGATATGGCGGGTGTTAATGCGGCAATCCTTGAGCAGCTTAATTCCGACGTCCAACTGATCAATCAGTTAGGCTATTACATCGTCAGCGGCGGCGGTAAACGTATTCGTCCGATGATTGCTGTACTGGCTGCACGAGCTGTTGGCTATGAGGGAAATGCGCATGTCACCATTGCTGCCCTGATCGAGTTTATCCACACGGCGACTCTGCTGCACGACGACGTTGTGGATGAATCAGATATGCGCAGGGGTAAAGCTACCGCCAACGCCGCATTTGGCAATGCTGCCAGTGTGCTGGTAGGCGATTTTATTTATACCCGCGCGTTCCAGATGATGACCAGCCTCGGTTCGCTCAAAGTGCTGGAAGTCATGTCAGAAGCCGTAAACGTCATCGCAGAAGGTGAAGTTCTGCAACTGATGAACGTTAACGATCCGGACATCACTGAAGAAAACTACATGCGCGTTATCTATAGCAAAACCGCGCGTCTGTTTGAGGCTGCCGCGCAGTGTTCCGGGATTCTGGCTGGCTGTACGCCGGAGGAGGAGAAAGGCCTGCAGGATTATGGGCGTTATCTCGGCACCGCTTTCCAGTTGATCGACGATTTACTCGATTACAATGCCGATGGCGAACAGTTAGGTAAAAACGTCGGCGACGATCTGAACGAAGGTAAACCGACGCTGCCGCTGCTGCATGCAATGCATCATGGCACACCAGAACAGGCACAGATGATTCGTACCGCCATCGAACAGGGTAACGGTCGTCATCTTCTGGAACCGGTTCTGGAAGCAATGAACGCTTGTGGCTCTCTTGAATGGACGCGTCAGCGTGCCGAGGAAGAAGCAGACAAAGCCATCGCAGCGTTACAGGTGCTCCCGGACACCCCGTGGCGAGAAGCACTCATCGGCCTCGCGCACATCGCTGTTCAACGCGATCGTTAA
- the dacB gene encoding serine-type D-Ala-D-Ala carboxypeptidase, whose product MRFSRFIIGLTSCIAFSVQAANVDEYITQLPAGANLALMVQKVGASAPAIDYHSQQMALPASTQKVITALAALIQLGPDFRFTTTLETKGNVENGVLKGDLVARFGADPTLKRQDIRNMVTTLKKSGVNQIDGNVLIDTSIFASHDKAPGWPWNDMTQCFSAPPAAAIVDRNCFSVSLYSAQKPGDMAFIRVASYYPVTMFSQVRTLPRGSAEAQYCELDVVPGDLNRFTLTGCLPQRSEPLPLAFAIQDGASYAGAILKDELKQAGITWSGTLLRQTQVNEPGTVVASKQSAPLHDLLKIMLKKSDNMIADTVFRMIGHARFNVPGTWRAGSDAVRQILRQQAGIDIGNTIIADGSGLSRHNLIAPATMMQVLQYIAQHDNELNFISMLPLAGYDGSLQYRAGLHQAGVDGKVSAKTGSLQGVYNLAGFITTASGQRMAFVQYLSGYAVEPADQRNRRIPLVRFESRLYKDIYQNN is encoded by the coding sequence ATGCGATTTTCCAGATTTATCATCGGATTGACCAGCTGTATAGCGTTCAGTGTTCAGGCCGCGAATGTTGATGAGTACATTACTCAACTCCCCGCTGGTGCCAACCTTGCCCTGATGGTGCAAAAAGTCGGCGCCTCGGCCCCCGCTATTGATTACCACAGTCAGCAGATGGCGCTGCCCGCCAGTACGCAGAAAGTGATTACTGCGCTGGCGGCGTTGATTCAACTCGGCCCCGATTTTCGTTTTACTACTACGCTTGAAACCAAAGGCAATGTGGAAAACGGCGTACTCAAGGGTGACTTAGTGGCGCGATTTGGTGCCGATCCGACGTTAAAACGTCAGGATATTCGCAATATGGTCACGACTTTGAAAAAATCTGGCGTCAACCAAATTGATGGTAATGTGTTGATAGACACCTCCATTTTTGCCAGCCACGATAAAGCCCCCGGCTGGCCGTGGAATGACATGACACAATGCTTTAGCGCTCCGCCTGCCGCCGCCATAGTTGACCGCAACTGTTTCTCCGTCTCGCTCTACAGTGCCCAAAAACCCGGTGATATGGCCTTTATACGCGTGGCATCTTATTACCCTGTTACGATGTTCAGCCAGGTACGCACCCTCCCCCGTGGTTCTGCCGAAGCGCAATATTGCGAGCTGGATGTGGTGCCAGGCGACCTGAACCGCTTTACGCTGACCGGATGCCTGCCACAACGTTCTGAGCCGCTCCCGTTGGCTTTTGCCATACAGGATGGAGCCAGCTATGCCGGTGCAATTCTGAAAGATGAGTTAAAACAGGCAGGTATCACCTGGAGCGGAACACTACTGCGCCAGACTCAGGTTAATGAACCCGGAACGGTAGTTGCCAGTAAACAGTCGGCCCCGTTGCACGATCTGCTTAAGATTATGCTGAAAAAGTCAGACAACATGATTGCCGATACGGTTTTCCGCATGATAGGCCATGCGCGCTTCAATGTGCCCGGAACATGGCGGGCCGGATCGGATGCCGTACGTCAGATCCTGCGTCAGCAAGCTGGTATCGATATTGGTAACACGATTATTGCCGATGGTTCAGGGCTTTCGCGGCATAACCTGATTGCACCTGCCACCATGATGCAGGTGCTGCAATACATTGCCCAACATGACAATGAACTTAACTTTATCTCTATGCTGCCGCTGGCAGGCTATGACGGCTCTTTGCAGTACCGTGCGGGCCTGCATCAGGCTGGCGTGGACGGAAAAGTCTCAGCAAAAACCGGCTCTTTGCAGGGGGTATATAACCTGGCGGGATTCATTACCACAGCGAGCGGGCAACGAATGGCGTTTGTACAATATCTTTCTGGCTATGCGGTAGAACCCGCGGATCAGCGTAATCGCCGCATTCCGTTAGTGCGTTTTGAAAGCCGTTTGTATAAAGATATTTATCAGAATAATTAG
- the cgtA gene encoding Obg family GTPase CgtA, whose amino-acid sequence MKFVDEASILVVAGDGGNGCVSFRREKYIPKGGPDGGDGGDGGDVWMEADENLNTLIDYRFEKSFRAERGQNGASRDCTGKRGKDVTIKVPVGTRVIDQGTGETMGDMTKHGQRLLVAKGGWHGLGNTRFKSSVNRTPRQKTNGTPGDKRELLLELMLLADVGMLGMPNAGKSTFIRAVSAAKPKVADYPFTTLVPSLGVVRMDNEKSFVVADIPGLIEGAAEGAGLGIRFLKHLERCRVLLHLIDIDPIDGTDPVENARIIISELEKYSQDLAAKPRWLVFNKIDLLDKAEAEEKAKAIAEALGWEDKYYLISAASGLGVKDLCWDVMTFIIENPVVQAEEAKQPEKVEFMWDDYHRQQLEEIAEEDDEDWDDDWDEDDEEGVEFIYKR is encoded by the coding sequence ATGAAGTTTGTTGATGAAGCATCGATTCTGGTCGTTGCAGGTGATGGCGGTAATGGTTGCGTGAGTTTCCGCCGCGAAAAATATATTCCGAAAGGCGGCCCGGATGGCGGCGACGGCGGTGACGGTGGTGACGTATGGATGGAAGCCGACGAGAACCTGAACACACTTATCGATTATCGTTTTGAAAAATCTTTCCGTGCAGAACGCGGTCAGAACGGCGCAAGCCGCGATTGTACCGGTAAGCGCGGTAAAGACGTCACGATTAAAGTGCCGGTAGGTACGCGTGTTATCGATCAGGGTACCGGTGAAACCATGGGCGATATGACCAAACACGGTCAGCGTCTGCTGGTTGCCAAGGGTGGCTGGCACGGTCTGGGCAATACCCGCTTCAAATCGTCCGTTAACCGTACGCCACGGCAGAAAACTAACGGTACGCCGGGCGATAAGCGCGAGCTGCTGCTGGAGCTGATGCTGCTTGCTGACGTCGGTATGCTGGGAATGCCGAATGCGGGTAAATCGACCTTTATCCGCGCTGTTTCGGCGGCTAAACCGAAAGTGGCGGATTATCCGTTTACCACTCTGGTACCGAGCCTGGGTGTGGTACGAATGGACAACGAAAAGAGCTTCGTTGTTGCCGATATTCCAGGGCTAATTGAAGGCGCTGCGGAAGGTGCAGGACTGGGGATTCGCTTCCTGAAACACCTGGAACGTTGCCGCGTCTTGTTGCACCTCATCGATATCGATCCGATTGACGGTACCGATCCGGTTGAAAACGCGCGTATTATTATCAGCGAGCTGGAAAAATACAGCCAGGATTTGGCGGCAAAACCACGTTGGTTAGTCTTCAACAAGATCGACCTGCTGGATAAGGCAGAAGCTGAAGAGAAAGCCAAAGCGATCGCGGAGGCGCTGGGCTGGGAAGATAAATATTATCTGATCTCTGCGGCGAGCGGACTGGGCGTGAAAGATCTCTGCTGGGATGTGATGACTTTTATCATTGAAAACCCAGTTGTTCAGGCCGAAGAAGCGAAACAGCCAGAGAAAGTCGAATTCATGTGGGATGATTATCACCGTCAGCAGCTTGAAGAGATTGCTGAAGAGGATGATGAAGACTGGGATGACGACTGGGACGAAGACGACGAAGAAGGCGTTGAGTTCATTTACAAGCGTTAA
- the mlaD gene encoding outer membrane lipid asymmetry maintenance protein MlaD, which produces MQTKKNEIWVGIFLLAALLAALFVCLKAANVTSMRTEPTYTLYATFDNIGGLKARSPVSIGGVVVGRVADITLDPKTYLPRVTLEIEQRYNHIPDTSSLSIRTSGLLGEQYLALNVGFEDPELGTAILKDGDTIQDTKSAMVLEDLIGQFLYGSKGDDNKNSGDAPAAAPGNNETTEPVGTTK; this is translated from the coding sequence ATGCAAACGAAAAAAAATGAAATTTGGGTGGGTATCTTTTTATTAGCAGCACTGCTGGCGGCGCTGTTTGTTTGCCTGAAGGCGGCGAACGTGACGTCCATGCGTACTGAACCAACCTACACGCTTTATGCGACGTTCGATAACATTGGCGGCCTGAAAGCGCGCTCTCCGGTCAGCATTGGTGGCGTTGTTGTGGGCCGGGTGGCGGATATTACGCTGGACCCGAAAACTTATCTGCCACGCGTAACGCTGGAAATTGAACAACGTTATAACCACATTCCTGATACCAGTTCGCTGAGCATCCGTACTTCCGGCCTGCTGGGGGAACAATATCTGGCATTAAACGTCGGTTTTGAAGACCCGGAACTGGGGACTGCTATCCTGAAGGATGGCGATACAATCCAGGACACTAAGTCTGCGATGGTGCTGGAAGATCTCATTGGTCAGTTCCTTTACGGTAGTAAAGGCGATGACAATAAGAATAGTGGCGATGCGCCAGCTGCTGCGCCAGGTAATAATGAAACCACTGAACCTGTGGGTACAACGAAATAA
- the murA gene encoding UDP-N-acetylglucosamine 1-carboxyvinyltransferase has translation MDKFRVQGPTKLQGEVTISGAKNAALPILFAALLAEEPVEIQNVPKLKDVDTSMKLLSQLGAKVERNGSVHIDAREVNVFCAPYDLVKTMRASIWALGPLVARFGQGQVSLPGGCTIGARPVDLHISGLEQLGATIKLEEGYVKASVDGRLKGAHIVMDKVSVGATVTIMCAATLAEGTTIIENAAREPEIVDTANFLITLGAKISGQGTDRIIIEGVERLGGGVYRVLPDRIETGTFLVAAAISRGKIICRNAQPDTLDAVLAKLRDAGADIEVGEDWISLDMHGKRPKAVNVRTAPHPAFPTDMQAQFTLLNLVAEGTGFITETVFENRFMHVPELSRMGAHAEIESNTVICHGVEKLSGAQVMATDLRASASLVLAGCIAEGTTVVDRIYHIDRGYERIEDKLRALGANIERVKDE, from the coding sequence ATGGATAAATTTCGTGTTCAGGGGCCAACGAAGCTCCAGGGCGAAGTCACAATTTCCGGCGCTAAAAATGCTGCTCTGCCTATTCTTTTTGCCGCACTACTGGCGGAAGAACCGGTAGAGATCCAGAACGTCCCGAAACTGAAAGACGTTGATACATCAATGAAGCTGCTAAGCCAGCTGGGTGCGAAAGTAGAGCGTAATGGTTCTGTGCATATTGATGCCCGCGAGGTTAATGTATTCTGCGCACCTTACGATCTGGTTAAAACCATGCGTGCCTCTATCTGGGCACTGGGGCCGCTGGTAGCGCGCTTTGGGCAGGGGCAAGTTTCACTGCCTGGCGGTTGTACGATCGGTGCGCGTCCGGTTGATCTACACATTTCTGGCCTCGAACAATTAGGCGCGACCATCAAACTGGAAGAAGGTTACGTTAAAGCTTCCGTCGACGGTCGTCTGAAAGGCGCACATATCGTGATGGATAAAGTCAGCGTTGGCGCAACGGTGACCATCATGTGTGCTGCAACCCTGGCGGAAGGCACCACGATTATTGAAAACGCAGCGCGTGAACCGGAAATCGTCGATACCGCGAACTTCCTGATTACGCTGGGTGCGAAAATTAGCGGTCAGGGCACCGATCGTATCATCATCGAAGGTGTGGAACGTTTAGGCGGCGGTGTCTATCGCGTGCTGCCGGATCGTATCGAAACCGGTACTTTCCTTGTGGCTGCGGCGATCTCTCGCGGCAAAATTATCTGCCGTAACGCACAGCCAGATACTCTTGACGCTGTGCTGGCGAAATTGCGTGACGCTGGAGCGGACATTGAAGTCGGCGAAGACTGGATTAGCCTGGATATGCATGGCAAACGGCCGAAAGCTGTTAACGTACGTACCGCGCCGCATCCGGCATTCCCGACCGATATGCAGGCCCAGTTCACACTGCTGAACCTGGTGGCAGAAGGCACCGGATTCATCACCGAAACGGTCTTTGAAAACCGCTTTATGCACGTACCAGAGCTGAGTCGTATGGGCGCGCATGCCGAAATTGAAAGTAATACCGTTATTTGTCACGGTGTTGAAAAACTTTCTGGCGCACAGGTTATGGCAACCGATCTACGTGCTTCAGCAAGCCTGGTGCTGGCTGGTTGTATTGCGGAAGGGACAACGGTGGTTGATCGTATTTATCACATCGATCGTGGCTACGAACGTATTGAAGACAAACTGCGCGCTTTAGGTGCAAATATTGAGCGTGTGAAAGACGAGTAA
- the mlaC gene encoding phospholipid-binding protein MlaC, translated as MFKRLMMVALLVIAPLSAATAADQTNPYKLMDEAAQKTFDRLKNEQPQIRANPDYLRTIVDQELLPYVQVKYAGALVLGQYYKSATPAQRDAYFAAFREYLKQAYGQALAMYHGQTYQIAPEQPLGDKTIVPIRVTIIDPNGRPPVRLDFQWRKNSQTGNWQAYDMIAEGVSMITTKQNEWGTLLRTKGIDGLTAQLKSISQQKITLEEKK; from the coding sequence ATGTTTAAACGTTTAATGATGGTCGCTTTGCTGGTGATTGCACCGCTGAGTGCGGCAACCGCGGCAGACCAGACCAATCCGTATAAGCTGATGGACGAGGCGGCGCAGAAAACGTTCGATCGCCTGAAGAATGAGCAACCGCAAATTCGGGCCAACCCGGATTATCTGCGTACCATTGTTGATCAGGAACTGCTGCCATATGTACAGGTGAAATATGCCGGGGCTCTGGTTCTGGGCCAGTATTACAAGAGTGCGACTCCCGCCCAGCGTGATGCTTACTTTGCCGCTTTCCGTGAGTATCTGAAGCAGGCTTACGGTCAGGCATTGGCGATGTATCACGGTCAGACTTATCAGATCGCGCCAGAACAACCTCTGGGTGATAAAACCATTGTGCCTATTCGCGTGACCATTATTGACCCGAATGGCCGCCCGCCGGTGCGTCTGGACTTCCAATGGCGTAAAAACTCCCAGACGGGAAACTGGCAGGCTTACGACATGATTGCAGAGGGTGTCAGCATGATCACCACCAAACAAAATGAGTGGGGGACGCTGCTGCGTACCAAAGGTATCGACGGCCTGACTGCGCAACTGAAATCGATTTCTCAACAGAAAATCACTCTGGAAGAGAAAAAGTAA